A stretch of the Flavobacterium aquiphilum genome encodes the following:
- a CDS encoding sialate O-acetylesterase, with amino-acid sequence MKNKSIVFVLFLILSNTAFANVTLPNVFSDNMVLQRNTEVTVWGWANPQEEVVITPSWNNQTYKAKTSNQAKWEIVIPTPKEGGPYTISIKGYNEIVLKNILIGEVWICSGQSNMEMNASWGIENGDEAVKNAANPNIRLFLVPKLTATTPQNNISGTWTECSSETMKYFSAVGYFFGKHLQEELKDVPIGLISSNWGGTPAEIWMPEEVIQNDPVLLESAKTRKEESYGPNQPGRAFNAMIFPWTKFKIAGALWYQGESNVGSTVYDKTLSALITSWRKLWGYDFPFYYVQIAPYKYGENHFGGAIIRDAQRKVLQEVPNTGMVLTSDISPIDDIHPKDKKSVGIRLANLALANTYKMNEALVNGPLYKGMKIEKNKVTVTFEYADGLYFKDKKADLFEIAGADNVFYKATAVIKNNTVVVQSDEVKVPVKVRYAWKNTDQSTLFNKAKLPASSFISE; translated from the coding sequence ATGAAAAATAAAAGTATTGTTTTTGTTCTCTTCTTGATTCTTTCAAATACCGCTTTCGCAAATGTTACGCTGCCGAACGTGTTTTCGGATAATATGGTTTTGCAGCGAAATACCGAAGTTACCGTTTGGGGTTGGGCGAATCCGCAGGAAGAAGTGGTGATTACACCAAGTTGGAATAATCAAACATATAAAGCAAAAACTAGCAATCAAGCAAAATGGGAGATTGTAATTCCGACTCCAAAAGAAGGAGGGCCTTATACCATTTCTATAAAAGGATACAATGAAATCGTACTGAAAAACATTTTGATTGGAGAGGTTTGGATTTGTTCCGGACAATCCAATATGGAAATGAATGCCAGTTGGGGAATTGAGAATGGGGATGAAGCAGTAAAAAATGCTGCAAATCCAAATATCCGACTTTTTTTGGTGCCAAAATTAACAGCTACCACGCCGCAAAATAATATATCAGGGACTTGGACGGAATGTTCATCTGAAACTATGAAATATTTCAGTGCGGTGGGATATTTTTTTGGAAAGCATTTGCAGGAAGAATTGAAAGATGTGCCTATTGGTTTGATTTCCTCCAATTGGGGCGGAACACCGGCGGAGATATGGATGCCTGAAGAAGTGATTCAAAATGATCCTGTTTTATTGGAATCGGCTAAGACGAGGAAAGAAGAAAGTTATGGCCCTAACCAACCCGGAAGGGCTTTTAATGCAATGATTTTTCCTTGGACTAAATTCAAAATTGCCGGAGCCTTGTGGTATCAGGGGGAAAGTAATGTGGGGTCAACGGTTTATGATAAAACGCTTTCGGCTTTGATTACCTCTTGGCGAAAATTATGGGGATATGATTTTCCATTTTATTATGTTCAGATAGCGCCTTATAAATATGGTGAAAATCATTTTGGCGGAGCTATAATTCGGGATGCACAGCGAAAGGTATTACAGGAAGTTCCCAATACAGGAATGGTTTTGACTAGCGATATTTCGCCCATAGATGACATACATCCAAAAGATAAAAAATCGGTGGGAATCCGTTTGGCAAATTTGGCTTTGGCCAATACCTACAAAATGAATGAGGCATTGGTAAACGGCCCACTTTATAAAGGGATGAAGATTGAGAAGAATAAAGTAACGGTCACTTTTGAGTATGCAGACGGTTTGTATTTTAAGGATAAAAAAGCCGATTTGTTTGAAATAGCCGGAGCAGATAATGTGTTTTACAAAGCGACAGCCGTGATTAAAAATAATACGGTTGTGGTGCAGTCGGATGAGGTTAAAGTTCCTGTGAAAGTGCGCTACGCCTGGAAGAATACCGATCAATCGACTCTTTTCAATAAGGCAAAATTGCCGGCTTCGTCTTTTATAAGTGAATAA
- the bglX gene encoding beta-glucosidase BglX: MKNKLLMIAGIFTLISTGNMIAQKLPHLDQTKPIEERIDLLMKEMTLEEKVGQMNQYNGFWEVTGPAPKGGNAELKYKHLRDGWVGSMLSVRGVKEVRAVQKIAVEETRLGIPLIIGFDVIHGYKTLSPIPLAEAASWDMEAIKKSAQIAAAEASASGINWTFGPNVDISQDARWGRVMEGAGEDPYLGSKIAKARITGFQGETRADLQKVNTIAACAKHFAAYGFAESGRDYNTVDISNSKLFNTVLPPFKAATEAGVRTFMNSFNILNGVPATGNVFLQRDILKGKWKFDGFMVSDWASVREMISHGFAKDGADATAKAVIAGSDMDMESHLFVSELVKLVKDGKVKEALVDDAVRRILRVKFELGLFDAPYRYCNEEREKETIGSKANNDGVLDMAKKAIVLLKNEKGLLPLKKSGQKIALIGALANDKNSPLGSWRIASDDNTAVSVLEGMQQYKGNQLTFEKGADLIVGKATFVDELVFNTTDKSGFEAAKKAAANADVVVMVLGEHGFQTGEGRSRTNLDLPGVQQELLEEIYKVNPNIVLVLNNGRPLALPWAADHIPAIVEAWHLGTQTGNAVAQVLYGDYNPSGKLPMSFPRNVGQVPIYYNNYNTGRPVNSDKNVFWSHYIDVEKTPLYPFGFGLSYTTFDYKNLKINKSAFAKGEQVVVSVDITNSGNYDGKEVAQLYVQDVAASIARPVKELKGFDLVTLKKGETKTVIFTLTDKELGFFDNEGNYLVEPGTFKIWVGGSSDKGLESGFELK; the protein is encoded by the coding sequence ATGAAGAATAAACTATTAATGATTGCAGGGATTTTTACCCTGATTAGTACAGGAAATATGATTGCACAAAAATTACCACATTTAGACCAAACAAAACCGATTGAAGAGCGTATTGATTTGTTGATGAAAGAAATGACGTTGGAGGAAAAAGTCGGACAAATGAATCAATATAACGGTTTTTGGGAAGTAACAGGGCCGGCACCAAAGGGCGGTAACGCTGAATTGAAATATAAGCATTTGAGAGACGGTTGGGTAGGTTCGATGTTGTCTGTTCGTGGCGTGAAAGAAGTTAGGGCAGTTCAAAAAATCGCTGTAGAGGAAACCCGATTGGGGATTCCATTGATTATTGGTTTTGATGTCATTCACGGTTACAAAACGTTGAGTCCGATACCGCTGGCAGAGGCTGCGAGTTGGGATATGGAAGCGATTAAAAAGTCGGCTCAGATAGCAGCGGCTGAGGCTTCGGCATCTGGAATTAATTGGACTTTTGGACCAAATGTGGATATTTCGCAGGATGCGCGTTGGGGGCGTGTGATGGAAGGTGCGGGTGAGGATCCTTATTTGGGAAGTAAAATTGCAAAGGCAAGAATTACCGGTTTTCAGGGAGAAACGAGAGCCGATTTGCAAAAGGTGAATACAATTGCTGCCTGCGCCAAACATTTTGCAGCTTATGGTTTTGCCGAATCCGGCAGGGATTACAATACGGTGGATATCAGTAATTCAAAATTGTTCAATACAGTTTTACCTCCGTTTAAAGCAGCAACCGAGGCTGGTGTGCGTACGTTTATGAATTCGTTCAATATTTTGAACGGTGTGCCGGCAACGGGGAATGTATTTTTGCAAAGAGACATTTTGAAAGGAAAATGGAAGTTTGACGGTTTTATGGTTTCGGATTGGGCTTCAGTTAGGGAGATGATTTCTCATGGTTTTGCAAAAGACGGTGCTGATGCAACAGCCAAAGCGGTGATTGCCGGATCGGATATGGATATGGAGTCGCATTTGTTTGTCTCCGAATTGGTAAAACTGGTTAAGGATGGTAAAGTCAAAGAGGCTTTGGTTGACGATGCCGTTCGAAGAATATTGCGTGTGAAATTTGAATTAGGATTGTTTGATGCCCCTTATAGATATTGTAATGAGGAAAGGGAGAAAGAAACGATAGGTAGCAAAGCTAATAACGACGGGGTGTTGGATATGGCTAAAAAAGCGATTGTGCTTTTGAAGAATGAAAAAGGATTGCTTCCGTTGAAAAAATCAGGGCAGAAAATCGCTTTGATTGGGGCTTTGGCCAATGACAAAAACAGTCCGTTGGGAAGTTGGAGAATCGCTTCGGATGACAACACTGCAGTTTCAGTTCTCGAGGGAATGCAACAATATAAAGGCAATCAATTAACGTTTGAAAAAGGAGCCGATTTGATTGTGGGCAAAGCGACTTTTGTGGACGAATTGGTTTTTAATACCACTGATAAAAGCGGGTTTGAGGCGGCCAAAAAAGCAGCTGCCAATGCTGATGTGGTTGTGATGGTTCTTGGAGAACACGGTTTTCAAACGGGAGAAGGCCGCAGCAGAACCAATCTCGATTTGCCTGGAGTGCAACAGGAATTACTTGAAGAAATCTACAAAGTGAACCCAAATATTGTTTTGGTTTTAAATAATGGAAGACCGTTGGCTTTGCCTTGGGCCGCAGACCATATCCCTGCGATTGTTGAGGCTTGGCATTTGGGAACACAGACGGGTAATGCGGTGGCACAAGTACTTTACGGAGATTATAACCCAAGCGGGAAATTGCCAATGTCTTTCCCAAGAAACGTAGGTCAAGTGCCAATTTACTACAATAATTACAATACAGGAAGACCTGTAAACAGTGATAAAAATGTGTTTTGGTCGCATTATATTGATGTGGAAAAAACACCATTGTATCCGTTTGGATTTGGGTTGAGCTACACAACTTTTGATTATAAAAACTTAAAAATAAATAAGTCCGCTTTCGCAAAAGGGGAGCAGGTAGTGGTTTCGGTGGATATAACCAATTCCGGAAATTATGACGGAAAAGAAGTGGCACAATTGTATGTTCAGGATGTTGCTGCAAGTATTGCAAGACCTGTGAAAGAATTAAAAGGTTTTGATTTGGTAACTTTGAAAAAAGGAGAAACCAAAACAGTAATCTTCACTTTAACAGACAAAGAATTGGGCTTCTTCGACAATGAAGGGAATTATTTGGTTGAACCTGGGACATTTAAAATTTGGGTAGGAGGAAGTTCAGATAAAGGTTTGGAAAGTGGATTTGAATTGAAGTAA
- a CDS encoding aldo/keto reductase → MKYNRCGKSGLLLPEISLGLWHNFGSVDSFENAESIAKAAFDQGITHFDLANNYGPVPGSAETNFGTILKNNFQGNLRDEIVITTKAGYTMWDGPYGDWGSRKYLLSSLDQSLKRMNLEYVDIFYSHRPDPETPMEETMMALDYAVRSGKALYAGISNYNPEQTKQATEILQRLGTPCLIHQVKYSMFVRTPEQGLLDVLEEKGVGCIAFSPLAQGLLTDKYLKGIPENSRAHNPNGHLKEEEVSEEKIQKIIQLNEIAKQRNQSLAQMALAWILKDKRVTSVLIGASSVGQLNNNIDSLKNLEFSSDELQAIESILK, encoded by the coding sequence ATGAAATACAATAGATGTGGAAAAAGCGGGTTGTTGTTGCCTGAAATATCATTAGGATTATGGCATAACTTTGGTTCTGTAGATAGTTTTGAAAATGCTGAAAGTATTGCCAAAGCAGCTTTTGACCAAGGAATAACCCATTTTGATTTGGCTAATAATTATGGGCCGGTTCCTGGTTCGGCAGAGACCAATTTTGGAACTATCCTTAAAAATAATTTCCAGGGAAACCTTCGTGACGAAATAGTAATCACAACCAAAGCTGGTTACACTATGTGGGACGGACCTTATGGAGATTGGGGTTCTCGGAAGTATTTACTTTCCAGTTTGGATCAGAGTTTGAAAAGAATGAATTTAGAATATGTGGATATTTTCTATTCACACCGCCCAGATCCTGAAACACCGATGGAAGAAACAATGATGGCTTTGGATTATGCCGTTAGAAGCGGAAAAGCCTTGTATGCTGGGATTTCAAATTACAATCCGGAACAAACAAAACAGGCTACCGAAATATTACAACGTTTGGGAACGCCTTGTTTGATTCATCAGGTTAAATATTCAATGTTCGTTAGAACTCCCGAACAAGGATTGCTTGACGTTCTTGAAGAAAAAGGAGTGGGTTGTATTGCTTTTTCACCCTTGGCACAAGGCCTTTTAACCGATAAATATTTAAAAGGAATTCCAGAAAATTCTCGTGCGCACAATCCAAATGGACATTTAAAAGAAGAAGAGGTTTCTGAAGAAAAAATTCAGAAAATTATCCAATTGAACGAAATTGCCAAACAAAGAAATCAGTCTTTGGCTCAAATGGCATTGGCATGGATATTAAAAGACAAAAGAGTTACTTCGGTATTAATTGGTGCCAGTTCTGTGGGACAATTGAATAATAATATTGATTCGTTGAAAAATCTGGAATTTTCATCAGATGAATTACAGGCTATTGAATCTATTTTGAAATAA
- a CDS encoding glycoside hydrolase family 97 protein, with protein sequence MNKAILLLALFLFNPVFSQKKQNFQLASPNGKIEIAIVLSDKITWEVTHEKEPILSTSPMSITLNEGEILGKKPMLLNSKKESIRTSFDTPFYKKKVVENNYNQLVLNFKGDFAIEFRAFDEGVAYRFITKKKGDIVVKSEEAVLNFDKDYPTLMPYVRDLRNPKDPFISSFESHYENKKISEFTKDTLAFLPFLIDFKNHKKAVFLEANLQDYPGMFVTNNKEKSGFEARFPKYPLQEMNGGFNNLNKLITQRADYLVNTKGSRNFPWRILVISESDKDLANNDMVQRLSEPPKIKDVSWIKPGKVAWDWWNDWNIYNVNFQAGINTETYKYYIDFASKNKVEYVVLDEGWSVETNIMKHNPKVDLKALIAYGKERNVGIILWSSWMALHENIDVVFKNYTDMGVKGFKVDFIDRDDTKMVNSVYEIAQKAADHKLLLDFHGMYKPTGIQRTFPNILNFEGVKGLENNKWTPNDDVPTYDCSITYIRMMAGPMDYTPGAMRNATKSEFKPSHSNPVSQGTRCHQLALYTIFEAPLQMMADSPTAYMKEQESTDFIAKIPTTFDETVALEGEVGKFVSIARKKGNNWYLGAITNWNSRDITVDFSFLEKGKTFEADLFTDGLNAEKAAVDYKREKITVDSTTKMTIHLASGGGLSAIISPKN encoded by the coding sequence ATGAACAAAGCAATTTTACTACTAGCACTATTTCTTTTTAACCCCGTTTTCTCCCAAAAGAAACAAAACTTTCAATTGGCTTCCCCAAATGGAAAAATTGAAATTGCCATTGTTCTTTCGGATAAAATAACTTGGGAAGTCACACATGAAAAGGAACCGATTTTGAGTACCTCCCCCATGTCGATCACTCTGAATGAAGGCGAAATATTGGGTAAAAAACCAATGCTTTTGAATTCTAAAAAAGAAAGCATACGAACTTCTTTTGACACTCCGTTTTACAAAAAGAAAGTTGTCGAAAACAATTACAACCAACTCGTATTGAATTTCAAAGGTGATTTTGCTATTGAATTTCGAGCTTTTGACGAAGGGGTCGCTTATCGTTTTATAACCAAAAAGAAAGGGGATATTGTTGTAAAATCAGAAGAAGCTGTTTTAAATTTTGACAAAGACTACCCTACTCTAATGCCTTATGTCAGAGATTTAAGAAACCCAAAAGATCCGTTTATTTCTTCTTTCGAATCTCATTACGAAAACAAAAAAATAAGCGAGTTTACTAAAGATACGTTAGCATTTTTGCCCTTTCTGATTGATTTTAAAAACCATAAAAAAGCCGTTTTCTTAGAAGCAAATCTTCAGGATTATCCGGGAATGTTTGTGACCAACAATAAAGAAAAATCAGGATTTGAAGCCCGTTTCCCAAAATATCCTTTGCAGGAAATGAACGGCGGATTCAACAACCTCAACAAATTAATCACCCAAAGAGCCGATTATTTGGTTAACACAAAAGGCAGTCGGAATTTCCCTTGGCGAATTTTGGTCATTTCAGAAAGCGACAAAGATTTGGCCAATAATGACATGGTTCAACGATTATCCGAACCACCTAAAATAAAAGATGTAAGCTGGATTAAACCGGGAAAAGTAGCTTGGGACTGGTGGAACGATTGGAATATCTACAACGTCAATTTTCAAGCTGGAATCAATACGGAAACCTATAAATATTACATTGATTTTGCTTCCAAAAACAAAGTCGAATACGTTGTTTTGGACGAAGGCTGGAGTGTTGAGACTAACATTATGAAGCACAATCCTAAAGTAGATCTAAAAGCCTTAATTGCTTATGGCAAGGAACGAAACGTTGGGATTATACTTTGGTCTTCATGGATGGCTTTACACGAAAATATTGATGTGGTATTCAAAAACTACACTGATATGGGCGTAAAAGGTTTCAAAGTTGATTTCATTGACCGGGATGATACCAAAATGGTAAATTCGGTTTATGAAATTGCGCAAAAAGCAGCCGATCATAAATTATTGCTGGACTTTCATGGTATGTACAAGCCTACTGGAATACAACGAACTTTCCCGAACATTTTGAACTTTGAAGGTGTAAAAGGACTCGAAAACAACAAATGGACACCCAATGATGATGTTCCTACTTATGATTGCTCTATTACTTACATCCGAATGATGGCAGGGCCAATGGATTATACACCGGGCGCAATGCGAAATGCCACAAAATCCGAATTCAAACCTAGTCATTCCAACCCTGTAAGTCAGGGAACAAGATGTCATCAACTGGCGTTATACACTATTTTTGAGGCGCCATTGCAAATGATGGCCGACAGTCCGACCGCTTATATGAAGGAGCAGGAAAGCACAGATTTTATAGCAAAAATCCCGACCACTTTTGATGAAACGGTTGCTTTAGAAGGAGAAGTCGGAAAATTCGTTTCAATTGCCCGAAAAAAAGGAAACAATTGGTATTTGGGAGCTATCACCAATTGGAATAGCAGGGATATTACGGTTGATTTTTCGTTTTTGGAGAAAGGAAAAACATTCGAAGCCGATTTGTTTACCGATGGTTTAAATGCCGAGAAAGCGGCCGTAGATTACAAAAGGGAAAAAATCACTGTTGATTCAACTACCAAAATGACAATACATTTGGCCAGCGGTGGCGGTTTATCGGCGATTATTTCGCCTAAAAATTAA
- a CDS encoding ROK family protein: protein MKKEYAVGLDIGGTHITTGVIDITNMEVLEFTMRKESFNSNLPVNQVLNIWEKTIRASWDSSGVENMEGITVCMPGPFDYEKGICWIKGQSKYEHFYGADVGDLIRKQIKLPNDFKVLFENDAVCFGKGEVHKNPTNLSKKVMAVTLGTGLGSCFIDKGISISSGSQVPKDGEIWNLSFKTSMAEDYVSLRGLIANYYCNNETSVENGLELYNRAILGDGAAIKAFEKMGEDLAEIVIPLLKNFSAEHFIIGGKIADSSALFLPTFDKKIKAADLEISIQVSTDNENAALLGAASLLYNSKRHFDITVN, encoded by the coding sequence ATGAAGAAGGAATATGCTGTAGGATTAGATATTGGAGGGACTCACATTACCACTGGTGTCATTGATATTACCAATATGGAAGTTCTTGAATTTACCATGCGAAAAGAGTCTTTTAATTCTAATTTACCTGTAAATCAGGTTTTGAATATTTGGGAAAAAACGATTCGCGCTTCGTGGGATAGTTCAGGAGTCGAAAACATGGAGGGAATAACAGTCTGTATGCCCGGGCCGTTTGATTATGAAAAAGGGATTTGCTGGATAAAAGGGCAATCAAAATATGAGCATTTTTATGGTGCAGATGTTGGAGATTTGATTCGCAAACAAATAAAACTTCCAAATGATTTTAAAGTGTTGTTCGAAAATGATGCTGTTTGTTTTGGAAAAGGAGAAGTGCATAAAAACCCTACTAACCTTTCAAAAAAAGTAATGGCTGTTACACTCGGGACAGGTTTAGGTTCTTGTTTTATAGACAAAGGAATTTCAATCAGTTCTGGAAGTCAAGTACCAAAAGACGGTGAAATATGGAATCTCTCGTTTAAAACCAGCATGGCCGAAGATTATGTTTCCCTAAGAGGGCTTATCGCCAATTATTATTGCAATAACGAAACATCTGTAGAAAACGGATTGGAGCTTTATAACCGAGCAATTCTTGGTGATGGAGCAGCAATCAAAGCATTTGAAAAAATGGGAGAAGATTTAGCCGAAATTGTAATTCCTCTGTTAAAAAACTTTTCGGCAGAACATTTTATTATTGGTGGTAAAATTGCCGACTCGAGTGCGCTTTTTCTTCCTACTTTTGATAAAAAAATAAAAGCAGCTGATTTAGAGATTAGTATACAAGTTTCGACTGACAATGAGAATGCGGCTTTATTGGGTGCTGCCAGCTTGCTATACAATTCAAAACGCCATTTTGATATTACCGTCAACTAG
- a CDS encoding glycoside hydrolase 5 family protein, translating to MKKSALTIVLVLFCLTNITCQAQKQQARITVKGTQFYKGDKPYSYIGTNYWYGSLLASKKVGDRKRLLRELDLMLKNGIDNLRILVGGDGGKYDYTVRPALQYEQGKYDQDLLDGLDFLIAEMGKRNMYAVLYLTNNWEWSGGMSQYLEWNGHGPIPIPAIPPNTWPQFMSYTEKFHSCEPCMEALNNHVKFILGRTNTYTKRKYTEDNTIMAWQVGNEPRLFTTENEEKFTVWLNNIVNLIDSLDKNHLISTGSEGKNSSNDSMEIFERTHRNPNIDYLTMHIWPKNWNWYKADDAEKTLPITLKNAGEYIDLHVKVANDLKRPIIIEEFGLPRQNEGLDATVSVTNRDIFYNYIFNRVAESHKNNGVLQAANFWGFGGEGKAVTKDGKWNPGDPLTTDPSQEPQGLNSVFSTDKSTLDLVKKYNLELSKN from the coding sequence ATGAAGAAATCGGCATTAACAATCGTTTTGGTTCTTTTTTGTTTGACCAACATCACTTGTCAAGCGCAAAAACAGCAAGCCAGAATCACCGTAAAAGGAACTCAATTTTACAAAGGCGACAAACCTTATTCCTACATTGGAACCAATTACTGGTACGGAAGTCTGCTTGCTTCAAAGAAAGTGGGCGACCGAAAAAGATTGCTTCGAGAGCTGGATTTAATGCTAAAAAACGGAATTGACAACCTGCGAATTTTGGTGGGTGGTGACGGTGGAAAATACGATTATACCGTTCGCCCCGCTTTACAATACGAACAGGGAAAATACGATCAGGATTTACTGGATGGATTGGATTTCCTGATTGCCGAAATGGGTAAACGCAATATGTATGCGGTTTTGTACCTGACGAATAACTGGGAATGGTCCGGCGGAATGTCACAATATTTGGAATGGAATGGTCATGGGCCGATTCCGATTCCTGCTATTCCACCAAATACTTGGCCGCAATTTATGTCCTATACTGAAAAATTTCATAGCTGTGAACCGTGTATGGAGGCACTGAACAATCATGTGAAATTTATTTTGGGCAGAACAAACACCTATACGAAAAGAAAATACACCGAGGACAACACGATTATGGCGTGGCAGGTGGGCAATGAACCGCGCTTATTTACTACCGAGAACGAAGAAAAATTCACGGTTTGGCTCAACAACATTGTGAACTTGATTGACAGTTTGGACAAGAATCACTTGATTTCTACCGGCTCCGAGGGGAAAAACAGTTCCAACGACAGTATGGAAATTTTTGAAAGAACGCATCGCAATCCGAATATTGATTATTTAACGATGCATATTTGGCCTAAAAACTGGAATTGGTACAAGGCTGATGATGCCGAGAAAACACTGCCGATCACATTGAAAAATGCTGGAGAATATATTGACCTGCACGTAAAAGTTGCCAATGATTTAAAAAGACCAATCATCATTGAGGAATTTGGTTTACCAAGACAAAACGAAGGTTTGGACGCTACTGTTTCTGTGACTAACAGGGATATTTTTTACAATTATATTTTCAACAGAGTTGCCGAAAGCCATAAAAACAACGGAGTGTTACAAGCCGCTAACTTTTGGGGATTTGGCGGAGAAGGAAAAGCAGTTACCAAAGACGGGAAATGGAATCCAGGAGATCCTTTAACTACAGATCCATCACAGGAACCACAAGGGCTTAACTCGGTTTTTTCGACTGATAAATCGACTTTGGATTTGGTTAAGAAGTACAATTTGGAATTGAGTAAAAACTAA
- a CDS encoding glycoside hydrolase family 26 protein, which yields MRNPFLKIIIPSLIIALSSCSKDDPAPDPVVVVPPVEVTDGLTTQNVKTYLVDKNATTETVALFYNLKKLAKTKFAIGQQDAFNGFYNNGSTAESDIKKTTGYDPAILGSDFMFITDKNNNGQASNWFYQQEVIITDDVKEAYAKGMINTFSWHIREPYNDNSFYAADMTTEQKATAFKSILPGGVNNAWYKTKLDKVASVVSNLKGSKGELIPIIFRPFHEFDGSWFWWGADYCSPEDYKAAYQFTVEYLRDTKGIHNILYAFSPDNSYSTSTNYLSRYPGDAYVDVLGMDNYGDFNNQGQTGADKANAKLKMISDLAISKVKIAAMAETGYQVTATIPPIDNWFSTYLYSALTANNIQISYVLFWNNTQNAYWVPTPTASNAADFKTFVTKSKSALVNSLPNMYVLP from the coding sequence ATGAGAAATCCTTTTTTAAAAATCATAATCCCAAGTCTTATAATCGCACTTAGCAGTTGTTCCAAAGACGACCCTGCGCCCGATCCCGTAGTAGTAGTTCCTCCAGTTGAAGTTACTGACGGACTAACAACTCAAAACGTAAAAACCTATCTGGTTGACAAAAATGCCACCACCGAAACCGTTGCATTATTCTACAACTTAAAGAAATTAGCCAAAACCAAATTTGCAATTGGCCAGCAAGACGCTTTTAACGGGTTTTACAACAATGGTTCTACAGCAGAATCGGATATCAAGAAAACGACGGGCTATGATCCTGCGATTCTTGGTTCAGATTTTATGTTTATTACCGATAAAAATAACAACGGACAAGCCAGCAATTGGTTTTACCAACAAGAAGTTATCATTACCGATGATGTAAAAGAAGCTTACGCCAAAGGGATGATCAATACTTTTTCGTGGCATATCCGAGAACCATATAATGACAATAGCTTTTATGCTGCCGACATGACGACGGAACAAAAGGCGACCGCATTCAAAAGTATTCTACCAGGTGGCGTAAACAATGCCTGGTACAAAACAAAACTGGATAAAGTCGCCAGTGTGGTATCCAATTTAAAAGGTTCAAAAGGAGAATTGATTCCGATTATTTTCAGGCCTTTTCATGAATTTGACGGAAGCTGGTTTTGGTGGGGAGCCGATTATTGTTCACCAGAAGATTATAAGGCAGCTTATCAATTTACTGTGGAGTATTTAAGGGACACGAAGGGAATTCATAATATTTTATATGCTTTCTCTCCTGATAATTCCTATTCGACATCAACGAATTATTTAAGTCGTTATCCTGGTGATGCTTATGTCGATGTTTTGGGAATGGACAATTATGGAGATTTTAATAATCAAGGACAAACTGGAGCAGATAAAGCGAATGCTAAACTGAAAATGATATCCGACTTAGCGATTTCAAAAGTAAAAATTGCCGCAATGGCCGAAACGGGTTATCAGGTTACCGCAACGATTCCGCCCATCGACAATTGGTTTTCTACGTATTTGTACAGCGCACTGACGGCAAACAATATCCAAATAAGCTATGTACTATTTTGGAACAATACCCAAAATGCCTATTGGGTACCAACGCCAACTGCATCGAATGCGGCAGATTTTAAAACTTTTGTAACCAAATCGAAATCGGCATTGGTGAATTCGTTGCCGAACATGTATGTTTTGCCGTAA